The candidate division KSB1 bacterium genome has a segment encoding these proteins:
- a CDS encoding gliding motility-associated C-terminal domain-containing protein, producing IVSDSVNVSHAKPETTKVAGDTVYFRYQPDRSFAYDDQVAVHIHAVDKSVKQNRAEKEYGFRTEVGDTTGPEIIPYYPSPYAEGVPINTVITFAIRDKGIGVDDESISIEVRSKTTGIIVGEIYRLIVKKDSVYCRFVPTNLLTYDDIDTVFIRAADKAKNFSNGSYWFKTGSPPPDWTGPMINPYDPYPDQINVPVDAAVHFWVWDSSGVDVDSVFLDIVSDSVNVSHAKPETTKVAGDTIYFRYQPDRSFAYDDQVAVHIHAVDRSVNRNGAEKEYGFRTEVGDTTGPVINPYDPYPDQINVPVDAAVHFWVWDSSGVDIDSVFLDIVSDSVNVSHAKPETTKVAGDTVYFRYQPDRSFAYDDEVTVHIHVADKSLKHNASDRIYSFNTESKPLIDLTISFDKLKKKEIKANEKIKLSVTAKAMYGDCLETFWVCFYLNDANHEISGRELKELKKDDSTKVESGDFNIGVEGKYRLIVKIDAKPFPNGKIEEIDEKNNSDTLEIKVLPDLIVRPNPFTPNDDGINDDSEFDFNQFNVDEPIVRIFDVHGREVRKLDQPAEDKRFYWNGRDSNGKPLLPGMYLYIFSDRDKILARGCVVIVR from the coding sequence ATAGTGAGTGATTCGGTGAACGTGAGTCATGCGAAGCCAGAGACGACCAAGGTGGCGGGAGATACGGTTTATTTTCGATATCAGCCGGATCGTTCATTTGCTTACGATGATCAAGTCGCAGTTCATATTCATGCGGTGGATAAATCGGTGAAACAGAATCGGGCGGAAAAGGAGTATGGGTTTAGAACTGAGGTAGGGGATACGACAGGTCCAGAGATTATTCCGTATTATCCGTCTCCATATGCCGAGGGAGTTCCGATAAATACGGTTATTACCTTTGCAATTCGAGATAAAGGGATTGGCGTAGATGATGAATCGATTTCGATCGAGGTGAGGAGCAAGACCACGGGCATCATTGTCGGGGAGATTTACAGGTTAATTGTTAAAAAGGACAGTGTCTATTGCAGGTTTGTTCCTACCAATTTGTTAACATATGATGATATCGATACAGTTTTCATTCGGGCTGCTGATAAAGCGAAGAATTTTTCGAATGGGTCTTATTGGTTTAAGACGGGATCGCCACCACCAGATTGGACAGGTCCAATGATCAATCCCTATGATCCTTATCCTGACCAGATAAATGTGCCAGTGGATGCGGCGGTTCATTTTTGGGTGTGGGATAGTTCAGGAGTGGATGTTGATTCAGTATTTTTGGATATAGTGAGTGATTCGGTGAACGTGAGTCATGCGAAGCCAGAGACGACCAAGGTGGCGGGAGATACGATTTATTTTCGATATCAGCCGGATCGTTCATTTGCTTACGATGATCAGGTCGCAGTTCATATTCATGCGGTGGATAGATCGGTGAATCGGAATGGGGCGGAAAAGGAGTATGGGTTTAGAACTGAGGTAGGGGATACGACAGGTCCGGTGATCAATCCCTATGATCCTTATCCTGACCAGATAAATGTGCCAGTGGATGCGGCGGTTCATTTTTGGGTGTGGGATAGTTCAGGAGTGGATATTGATTCAGTATTTTTGGATATAGTGAGTGATTCGGTGAACGTGAGTCATGCGAAGCCAGAGACGACCAAGGTGGCGGGAGATACGGTTTATTTTCGATATCAGCCGGATCGTTCATTTGCTTACGATGATGAGGTGACGGTGCATATTCATGTGGCAGACAAATCATTAAAGCATAATGCGTCGGATAGAATCTATAGCTTTAATACGGAATCAAAACCACTTATAGATCTTACCATCTCCTTTGATAAGCTAAAAAAGAAAGAAATTAAAGCTAATGAGAAAATTAAGTTGAGTGTGACAGCAAAAGCTATGTATGGAGATTGTCTTGAGACTTTTTGGGTTTGCTTTTATTTGAATGATGCTAATCATGAAATAAGTGGTCGCGAGCTCAAAGAATTAAAAAAAGATGATTCGACGAAGGTAGAGTCGGGAGATTTTAACATCGGCGTGGAAGGGAAATATAGGTTAATAGTTAAGATCGATGCTAAACCATTCCCGAATGGAAAAATTGAGGAAATTGATGAAAAAAATAATAGCGACACACTCGAAATAAAAGTTCTACCTGATTTAATCGTTCGACCGAATCCATTTACACCGAACGATGATGGTATTAATGATGATTCGGAGTTCGATTTCAATCAGTTTAATGTAGACGAGCCGATAGTGCGAATTTTCGACGTTCACGGCAGGGAAGTGAGAAAGCTCGATCAGCCAGCTGAAGATAAGCGTTTTTACTGGAATGGTAGAGATAGCAATGGTAAGCCGCTATTGCCGGGCATGTATCTGTACATTTTCTCCGATCGGGACAAGATTCTCGCCCGAGGCTGCGTCGTTATTGTCAGATGA